From the Mustelus asterias chromosome 14, sMusAst1.hap1.1, whole genome shotgun sequence genome, one window contains:
- the lrrc3 gene encoding leucine-rich repeat-containing protein 3: MLQRGLTWLRFEIAHSLTLAGLLLLFTLLHAATTSCPRSCQCFDKNGKLVHCAGKNLKEIPKDLPADTVSLHLNSNRITKIPNNAFKDLYLLKELDLSRNAIESIDIGAFRGLPEGLRMLDLSSNRIQSVPKEAFGRMKAKIRLANNPWHCECTLQQMIKELTLDPETVNDFICHSSVQEEYAGKPLIQILDSGINFCNMHQKTTDVAMFITMFGWFTMVISYIVYYVRQNQEDARRHLEYLKSLPSTQITKEFDTISTVL, from the coding sequence ATGTTGCAGCGTGGCTTGACATGGCTCCGGTTTGAGATCGCCCACTCCCTGACCTTGGCGGGTCTACTGCTGCTCTTCACTTTGCTGCACGCGGCCACCACCTCGTGCCCCCGAAGCTGCCAGTGCTTCGACAAGAACGGCAAGCTGGTGCACTGCGCCGGCAAGAACCTCAAAGAAATCCCCAAGGACCTGCCGGCCGACACCGTGTCCTTGCATCTCAACTCCAATCGGATAACCAAAATACCCAACAATGCCTTCAAGGACCTCTACCTGCTCAAGGAACTGGATCTGTCCAGAAACGCCATCGAGTCCATTGATATTGGCGCGTTCCGAGGACTCCCCGAGGGCCTCAGGATGCTGGACCTGTCGAGCAACAGGATCCAGAGCGTGCCGAAGGAGGCCTTTGGCAGGATGAAAGCGAAGATCCGGCTAGCCAACAACCCGTGGCACTGTGAATGCACGCTGCAGCAGATGATCAAGGAGTTGACCCTCGACCCGGAAACGGTCAACGacttcatctgccactcgtcGGTGCAGGAGGAGTACGCGGGGAAACCCCTCATTCAGATCCTGGATTCGGGCATCAACTTCTGCAACATGCACCAGAAGACCACCGACGTGGCCATGTTCATCACCATGTTCGGCTGGTTCACCATGGTCATCTCCTACATCGTGTATTACGTGCGCCAGAATCAGGAGGACGCCAGGCGACACCTTGAGTACCTTAAGTCCCTTCCCAGCACACAGATCACCAAGGAGTTTGACACCATCAGTACTGTACTGTGA